A section of the Hirschia baltica ATCC 49814 genome encodes:
- a CDS encoding YbaB/EbfC family nucleoid-associated protein, producing the protein MDMKDIMRQAQEMQGKLAEAQEKLELIEAIGTSGGGMVKVTLKGKGEMASMSIDPSLIDPNDPEIIEDLVKAAHDDARRKLDAAHAEAMKDATSGMGMLPGFKMPF; encoded by the coding sequence ATGGATATGAAAGATATAATGCGCCAAGCCCAAGAAATGCAGGGAAAATTGGCAGAAGCCCAAGAAAAACTTGAGCTGATCGAAGCTATAGGCACGTCTGGTGGTGGCATGGTGAAAGTGACGCTTAAGGGCAAAGGCGAGATGGCGAGCATGTCTATCGACCCGAGCCTGATTGATCCAAATGATCCTGAAATTATTGAAGACCTTGTTAAAGCAGCTCATGATGATGCGCGCCGCAAGCTGGATGCAGCACATGCAGAAGCGATGAAGGATGCAACATCAGGCATGGGAATGTTGCCTGGTTTTAAAATGCCTTTCTAA
- a CDS encoding transglutaminase-like domain-containing protein — protein MRIKINNYLKYSFAGTSDVLLAIEVIPMADQHLIQDQMNVSSGPSLHTAEGVDGLGRRTWITNAEGILEITYQAEVDILRQAKSTQGVYGSEHEELPPYVIPYLFASRYCESDNMVAFVQATFPQQCLGDKIDAMSQWINQNLTYAHGVSNETTTASDTFFSRRGVCRDFAHLLIAFVRAAGVPARMVSVYAPEVMPPDFHAVVEVWLNGEWFLVDPTGLAPVDHMARMAVGRDATDISFMTIFGAAEMLEQNVDVSFA, from the coding sequence ATGCGTATTAAAATCAATAATTATCTTAAATACTCTTTCGCGGGGACATCAGATGTCCTGCTGGCGATAGAAGTTATCCCTATGGCGGACCAGCATTTAATACAGGATCAGATGAATGTTTCTTCTGGCCCAAGTCTGCATACGGCAGAAGGGGTTGATGGTCTTGGACGCAGGACATGGATCACCAATGCAGAAGGTATTTTGGAGATAACTTATCAAGCAGAAGTCGATATTTTGCGCCAAGCTAAAAGCACACAAGGCGTGTATGGTAGCGAGCATGAAGAATTACCGCCCTATGTGATACCGTATTTGTTTGCCAGCCGATATTGCGAGTCAGATAATATGGTGGCTTTTGTGCAGGCAACATTTCCGCAACAATGCCTTGGTGACAAAATTGATGCTATGTCGCAATGGATAAATCAGAATCTGACCTATGCGCATGGTGTAAGCAATGAAACGACGACTGCCTCTGATACATTCTTTTCACGTCGTGGCGTGTGTCGAGATTTTGCGCATTTACTGATAGCTTTTGTACGCGCTGCTGGTGTTCCAGCGCGAATGGTGTCTGTATATGCTCCCGAAGTCATGCCACCTGATTTTCACGCTGTTGTTGAAGTTTGGTTGAATGGGGAGTGGTTTCTTGTTGATCCAACTGGATTGGCACCGGTTGATCATATGGCCCGCATGGCTGTGGGCCGAGATGCAACTGATATTAGTTTTATGACAATCTTTGGTGCCGCTGAAATGCTCGAACAAAACGTTGATGTTTCGTTTGCTTAA
- the def gene encoding peptide deformylase, which yields MTIRPILTVPNPLLKEVSKPVDAVTDEIRALMDDMLETMYDAPGIGLAAIQIGEPVRVIVMDIADKDEEPNPQYFVNPEILEKVEATVPYDEGCLSVPEIYETIERPERVQIKYLNYKGEEVIEWAEGLYATCIQHEMDHLEGKLFIDYLSRLKRTRAVDKVKKAKKFAPVPHVHGPNCNH from the coding sequence ATGACAATACGACCTATTTTAACAGTTCCAAACCCTCTACTTAAAGAGGTTTCCAAGCCGGTTGATGCTGTGACCGATGAAATCCGTGCGCTCATGGATGACATGCTTGAAACAATGTATGATGCACCTGGCATTGGCCTTGCGGCGATTCAAATCGGTGAGCCTGTGCGCGTCATCGTGATGGATATTGCTGATAAGGATGAAGAACCAAATCCTCAGTATTTTGTAAATCCAGAAATTCTGGAAAAGGTCGAGGCAACTGTTCCTTATGATGAGGGATGTCTTTCTGTGCCTGAGATTTATGAAACGATTGAGCGTCCTGAGCGTGTCCAGATCAAATATCTCAACTATAAAGGCGAGGAAGTGATTGAATGGGCTGAAGGCTTATACGCCACTTGTATTCAGCACGAGATGGATCACCTTGAAGGCAAGCTTTTCATTGATTATCTATCGCGCCTAAAGCGTACGCGTGCGGTTGATAAAGTGAAAAAAGCAAAGAAATTTGCACCAGTGCCACACGTGCACGGGCCTAACTGCAACCATTAG
- the argB gene encoding acetylglutamate kinase, translated as MTHDTLSEAGALTVNTLSEALPFIQRYDKKTIVIKYGGHAMADISLAKGFARDVVLLKHMGVNPVIVHGGGPQIGDALKRLNVTSKFEDGLRVTDAATMEIVEMVLSGSINKTIVRAINMAGGNAVGLSGADSNLILAEKATKTRKDPDSNIEKILDLGFVGEPKHVDPTILETLASQNTDFIPVVAPVGFGLEGESYNINADTAAGAIASALKAERLLLLTDVKGVLDSDKNLIRELDQEMATQLILSGAISGGMIPKIETALTAVKNGVKASVILDGRTPHALLTELFTDHGAGTLIS; from the coding sequence ATGACACACGATACACTTTCAGAGGCTGGCGCATTGACAGTTAACACCTTGTCCGAAGCCCTTCCGTTTATTCAGCGCTATGACAAAAAAACGATTGTCATAAAATATGGCGGACATGCCATGGCAGACATCTCGCTCGCAAAAGGATTTGCTCGCGATGTCGTTTTGCTAAAACACATGGGTGTGAACCCTGTAATCGTGCATGGTGGTGGCCCTCAAATAGGTGATGCGTTAAAACGCTTGAATGTCACAAGTAAATTTGAAGACGGATTACGCGTCACAGATGCAGCAACGATGGAAATCGTTGAAATGGTATTGTCTGGATCTATCAATAAAACAATTGTACGCGCAATTAACATGGCAGGCGGTAACGCAGTCGGTCTTTCTGGTGCCGACTCAAATCTTATTCTCGCTGAGAAAGCTACAAAAACGCGTAAAGATCCCGACTCCAACATTGAAAAAATCTTGGACCTCGGATTTGTTGGCGAACCAAAACATGTTGATCCAACAATTTTAGAAACCCTCGCTTCACAAAACACAGACTTTATCCCTGTTGTTGCGCCTGTTGGATTCGGTCTTGAAGGCGAAAGCTACAATATCAACGCTGACACAGCAGCAGGTGCTATTGCCAGCGCATTAAAAGCGGAACGTCTACTCCTTCTCACAGATGTGAAGGGAGTACTTGATTCAGACAAAAACCTGATCCGAGAACTGGATCAGGAAATGGCTACACAATTAATCTTATCCGGCGCAATCAGCGGCGGCATGATCCCTAAAATCGAAACTGCACTCACTGCAGTTAAGAATGGCGTAAAAGCATCCGTTATCCTAGATGGACGCACCCCACACGCCCTTTTAACGGAGTTGTTCACTGACCATGGTGCTGGAACACTTATCTCTTAA
- the fmt gene encoding methionyl-tRNA formyltransferase: MSLRLVFMGSPDFSVPCLKALVDAGHDIVCVYSQPPRRAGRGKNERNTPVHDAALELGIEVRTPKSVKSEEALNEFAALEADLAVVVAYGLILPQALLDAPRLGCINAHASLLPRWRGAAPIQRAIMAGDDVTGVEIMQMEAGLDTGPVMASVSVDITPETTVGSLHDELCEAGAKLLVEAVAQLEAGTAKFIPQSEEGIEYAHKLTNEETRIDWSLPARKVRQHIHGLSPFPGAWFEMQTPKGPVRVKVLEVADSLGEGNAGEVLDDKLLVACGKDAIRIKRLQRAGKPVMNAEDFLRGNDLTEGAIIA; this comes from the coding sequence ATGAGCCTTAGACTGGTTTTTATGGGATCTCCTGATTTTTCTGTGCCTTGCCTGAAAGCGTTGGTTGACGCTGGGCACGACATTGTGTGCGTGTATTCACAGCCGCCTCGCCGTGCAGGACGAGGCAAAAATGAACGCAATACACCGGTTCATGATGCCGCTTTAGAGTTGGGCATTGAAGTGCGCACACCTAAATCAGTTAAATCGGAAGAAGCGCTGAATGAATTTGCAGCATTGGAAGCTGATCTGGCTGTGGTCGTGGCTTATGGCTTGATTTTGCCACAAGCATTGCTCGATGCTCCGCGACTTGGTTGTATTAATGCACATGCGAGCTTGTTACCGCGATGGCGGGGAGCTGCGCCTATTCAACGCGCGATTATGGCAGGGGATGATGTGACCGGCGTTGAAATAATGCAGATGGAAGCAGGGCTCGATACTGGGCCTGTGATGGCATCTGTCTCGGTGGATATTACGCCTGAAACAACGGTTGGCAGTTTGCATGATGAATTGTGCGAAGCAGGTGCTAAATTGCTGGTTGAGGCTGTTGCACAGCTTGAGGCTGGAACTGCTAAATTTATCCCTCAGTCAGAAGAGGGTATTGAATATGCTCATAAGCTGACAAATGAAGAAACACGCATAGATTGGTCCCTACCTGCACGCAAGGTTCGCCAGCATATCCACGGGCTTTCACCTTTTCCGGGTGCGTGGTTTGAGATGCAAACACCTAAAGGGCCTGTGCGCGTAAAAGTGCTCGAAGTGGCTGATAGTCTTGGTGAGGGGAATGCTGGTGAGGTGTTAGATGACAAATTGCTAGTGGCTTGCGGTAAGGATGCTATCCGCATTAAGCGTCTTCAGCGGGCAGGTAAGCCTGTTATGAATGCCGAAGACTTCTTGCGTGGCAATGATTTAACAGAAGGTGCGATCATCGCTTAA
- a CDS encoding class I SAM-dependent methyltransferase, giving the protein MTDILDKIAREKAFHNQRFAEEHDARDIQDKYYDSIRGCFGDYYSQIKSSVRNSRSLEYGCSYGDNVSKYAPVASDIKGIDISDNAVVIGQRKIDELGYTNASLSVMNAEEPTFEDGAFDFIFGAGILHHLDLEKSISQISRMLAENGRAVFMEPLGHNPIINMYRNATPEARTPDEHPLLVSDWKIFKKHFSTVNTKFYGLSTIGTTPLRNTPAHKIALSACEMLDSVLFKIPGVRFLGWYVLIEFEK; this is encoded by the coding sequence ATGACTGATATTCTAGATAAAATTGCGCGAGAAAAAGCTTTTCATAATCAGCGTTTTGCAGAAGAGCATGATGCAAGAGACATCCAGGATAAATATTATGATTCAATTCGAGGATGTTTTGGAGATTATTACTCGCAGATAAAATCATCGGTGAGAAATAGCAGATCATTGGAATATGGCTGTAGCTATGGTGACAACGTGTCTAAATACGCACCCGTGGCTTCTGACATAAAGGGCATAGATATATCCGACAATGCAGTGGTAATTGGTCAACGCAAAATAGATGAATTGGGTTATACCAACGCTTCTCTGTCCGTCATGAATGCAGAAGAACCAACTTTTGAAGATGGAGCATTCGATTTTATTTTTGGTGCTGGGATTCTTCACCATTTGGATTTAGAAAAATCAATTAGCCAGATTAGCCGTATGTTAGCTGAAAATGGTCGTGCTGTTTTTATGGAGCCGCTTGGGCATAATCCAATCATCAATATGTATAGGAATGCCACTCCTGAAGCGCGTACACCTGATGAGCATCCACTATTGGTGTCTGATTGGAAAATATTTAAAAAACACTTCAGTACGGTAAATACAAAGTTTTATGGGTTGAGTACTATTGGTACAACACCTTTACGGAATACACCCGCCCATAAAATTGCATTGAGTGCGTGCGAAATGCTTGATTCAGTACTCTTTAAAATACCAGGCGTTCGCTTTTTAGGATGGTATGTATTAATTGAATTTGAAAAATAG
- the recR gene encoding recombination mediator RecR: MSNRSVGPEITRLIEMMSKLPGMGPRSARRAALHLLKKPEQLLAPMARAMADAAQKVSACDVCGNFDTLNPCAVCQATGRDEAVLCVLADVGDLWAMERSGVFRGRYHVLGGCLSALDGIGPDDLNIASLISRAGQDQVKEVILALNATVDGQTTAHYVADQLENSGVIVSRLAHGVPVGGELGSLDDGTIAAAFSSRR; encoded by the coding sequence ATGTCGAATAGATCTGTTGGCCCTGAAATTACACGTCTCATTGAGATGATGTCTAAACTGCCTGGTATGGGGCCGCGTTCTGCCAGACGAGCTGCACTGCATTTATTGAAAAAGCCGGAGCAATTGCTTGCTCCTATGGCGCGCGCTATGGCAGATGCGGCTCAAAAAGTGTCGGCATGTGATGTGTGTGGAAATTTCGATACCTTAAACCCCTGCGCTGTGTGTCAGGCAACAGGGCGTGATGAGGCTGTGCTCTGCGTGCTGGCGGACGTTGGTGATCTTTGGGCGATGGAGCGGTCTGGTGTTTTTCGCGGGCGCTATCATGTGCTTGGGGGGTGTCTGTCAGCGCTGGATGGGATCGGGCCTGATGATCTCAATATTGCGAGCTTGATATCGAGAGCTGGCCAAGATCAGGTCAAAGAAGTCATTTTGGCGCTGAATGCAACAGTGGATGGCCAAACAACAGCCCACTATGTGGCGGATCAACTCGAAAATAGTGGTGTGATTGTTTCCAGACTGGCTCATGGTGTGCCTGTCGGCGGCGAGCTAGGGTCCCTTGATGACGGGACGATTGCGGCGGCTTTTTCTTCAAGGCGCTAA
- the truA gene encoding tRNA pseudouridine(38-40) synthase TruA, with the protein MARFKLTIEYDGSPYVGWQRQKTHRSVQQVLEEAIPKFAGETVTVHGAGRTDAGVHAMGQVAHIDLSKEFTTDKVRDAMNHFMKDEPVSILLAEEVSDEFHARFSAYARHYIYRIIDRRADLTFDRNLAWRAMSPVDADAMHEAAQCLVGKHDFSTFRDAQCQAESPVKTLSKIEVIRDGDEINIYVSAPSFLHRQVRSITGSLMEIGRGKKPISWMQEILGAADRSRCGTVAPPDGLYLSQVDYPN; encoded by the coding sequence ATGGCGCGTTTCAAACTCACAATCGAATATGATGGCTCGCCCTATGTGGGATGGCAGAGACAGAAGACACATCGTTCCGTTCAGCAAGTGCTAGAAGAAGCCATTCCCAAATTTGCGGGTGAGACGGTGACCGTGCATGGCGCAGGGCGTACAGATGCCGGCGTTCATGCAATGGGTCAAGTTGCGCATATTGATCTGAGTAAGGAATTTACGACAGACAAGGTTCGCGATGCGATGAACCATTTCATGAAAGATGAACCCGTATCAATCCTGCTTGCTGAAGAAGTGAGTGACGAATTTCATGCGCGCTTTTCAGCGTATGCGCGCCATTATATTTACCGCATTATTGATCGTCGCGCTGATTTGACGTTTGATCGAAATCTTGCTTGGCGCGCCATGTCACCTGTTGATGCGGATGCCATGCATGAAGCGGCGCAGTGCCTTGTTGGGAAACATGATTTTTCTACATTTAGAGATGCTCAATGTCAGGCTGAAAGCCCTGTAAAAACGCTTTCTAAAATTGAAGTGATACGCGATGGCGACGAGATTAATATCTATGTATCAGCACCTTCATTTCTGCATAGGCAAGTGCGTTCTATAACTGGATCTTTGATGGAAATAGGTCGCGGTAAAAAACCGATTTCTTGGATGCAGGAGATATTGGGGGCGGCTGACAGGTCTCGCTGTGGAACAGTTGCACCACCAGATGGCCTGTATTTAAGTCAGGTTGATTATCCAAATTAA
- a CDS encoding pyrimidine 5'-nucleotidase, with the protein MTNTQPLLVSADFNHVDNWVFDLDNTLYPAACDLFAEIDQRMTAFVQKELNLPHDEARIIQKDYYKRYGTTLRGMMIEHKLDPAIFMSYVHDIDHSPLDAAPDLKAQLSALPGKKYIYTNGSTCHAEKVTKYMGIDHLFQDIICIAKSEFLPKHEDGAFERFIELTSVDPTKSTMFEDLPRNLIPAHQLGFKTVLVTSDKDWSHEPEGVRPAHANDIKPDHVHHTTDDLPRFLEEIVKDIAPNT; encoded by the coding sequence ATGACAAACACTCAACCTCTTCTGGTTTCCGCTGATTTTAATCACGTCGACAATTGGGTGTTTGACCTTGATAATACACTCTACCCTGCTGCTTGTGATCTATTTGCTGAAATTGACCAGCGCATGACCGCATTTGTGCAGAAAGAGCTAAATTTACCTCATGATGAAGCGCGGATCATTCAAAAAGACTATTACAAAAGATATGGCACAACGCTGCGGGGCATGATGATTGAGCACAAACTCGATCCTGCTATATTTATGAGCTATGTGCATGATATTGATCATAGTCCACTTGATGCTGCACCAGATTTAAAAGCACAGCTTTCTGCACTGCCCGGCAAGAAGTATATCTACACAAACGGCTCGACCTGCCATGCTGAAAAAGTGACGAAATACATGGGAATTGATCATCTTTTTCAGGATATCATTTGCATCGCAAAATCAGAATTTTTACCCAAACACGAAGACGGAGCTTTTGAACGCTTTATCGAGTTAACCAGCGTTGACCCCACAAAATCTACCATGTTTGAAGATCTACCGCGTAATCTCATCCCTGCACACCAATTGGGATTCAAAACAGTATTGGTGACATCGGATAAGGATTGGAGCCATGAACCTGAAGGCGTCCGACCAGCTCATGCCAATGACATAAAGCCCGATCATGTTCACCATACAACTGATGACCTTCCCCGCTTTCTTGAAGAAATCGTCAAAGACATTGCACCGAACACTTAA
- the dapD gene encoding 2,3,4,5-tetrahydropyridine-2,6-dicarboxylate N-succinyltransferase produces the protein MTDISALELAINSAWDARDTVSTATQGDIRDAVTEALLLTDQGILRAAEPDGNGGWKANEWVKKAVLLSFRLNPNEIIKGGPGEATWFDKVPSKFDGWGEAEYKEAGFRAVPNCTVRRGSFVAKNAVLMPSFINIGAYVDEGTMVDTWATVGSCAQIGKNVHISGGAGIGGVLEPLQATPVIIEDNCFIGARAEVAEGVIIREGSVLAMGTFISQSTKIVDRATGEFTYGEVPPYSVVVPGAMPAANGGPSLACVVIVKTVDAKTRSKTGVNELLRD, from the coding sequence ATGACTGATATTTCCGCCCTTGAGCTTGCCATCAACTCTGCTTGGGATGCACGCGATACTGTATCCACTGCAACACAAGGTGACATTCGTGATGCTGTGACTGAAGCTCTTTTGCTAACAGACCAAGGTATACTTCGCGCAGCAGAACCAGACGGCAATGGCGGCTGGAAAGCCAATGAATGGGTTAAAAAAGCAGTTCTTCTATCATTCCGTTTAAACCCAAACGAAATCATTAAAGGTGGACCAGGTGAAGCCACTTGGTTTGATAAAGTCCCGTCAAAATTTGATGGTTGGGGTGAGGCTGAATATAAAGAAGCTGGTTTCCGAGCAGTTCCCAATTGTACAGTACGTCGCGGTTCATTCGTCGCAAAAAATGCTGTTTTGATGCCATCATTCATCAATATTGGTGCCTATGTAGACGAAGGCACAATGGTTGATACATGGGCAACTGTCGGTTCATGTGCGCAAATCGGTAAAAACGTGCACATATCCGGCGGTGCCGGCATTGGCGGCGTGCTAGAACCACTTCAAGCAACGCCTGTCATTATCGAAGATAATTGCTTCATTGGTGCCCGCGCTGAAGTCGCCGAAGGTGTTATCATTCGTGAAGGCTCCGTTTTGGCGATGGGTACTTTCATTTCTCAATCAACAAAAATCGTTGACCGCGCAACAGGTGAATTCACTTACGGCGAAGTGCCGCCATATTCTGTTGTCGTTCCAGGTGCCATGCCAGCGGCAAATGGTGGTCCATCCCTAGCGTGTGTTGTGATCGTTAAAACAGTGGATGCAAAAACTCGCTCTAAAACGGGCGTGAACGAATTGCTTCGCGACTAG
- a CDS encoding DUF1036 domain-containing protein — protein MVLEHLSLKYFRTAVFLAFATTMFAIFSPFAQAQSNANGWRLCNETSFVLEASTGRPESAASVVVEGWTRLRPGECRIAIPAPLREGLHYVMARSSSAHHGGQRTWGGDVPLCVDSTGSFAVENPPSCTAMGLEERSFRTVKIENRNNWTTRLTETEPYGIKRSESAGLQRLLKDAGVANTSIDGYVGRRTRGAIAAFLKANNLDSSTSDSTLIDILEEVANNRSRDVGMTICNRTPHRMWTAIGRRRGNGWESRGWWSLDSDACARTIDESLIPTPHYVYAEIETDEGMRHLKVADHIFCIARSKFAIVGREGCEVRAYKEADFIVTESPKDGKLIYEFFDRDFNEEPTEAF, from the coding sequence ATGGTGCTGGAACACTTATCTCTTAAATATTTTCGCACGGCTGTTTTTCTTGCATTTGCGACAACAATGTTCGCAATATTTTCACCGTTTGCTCAAGCACAGTCAAATGCCAATGGTTGGAGATTGTGTAACGAAACAAGTTTTGTTCTAGAGGCCTCAACCGGACGTCCAGAAAGTGCAGCAAGTGTTGTTGTAGAAGGCTGGACACGGCTACGCCCGGGTGAATGCCGAATAGCTATACCAGCACCACTTCGTGAAGGTTTACACTATGTTATGGCACGCTCATCCTCGGCGCATCATGGTGGACAACGCACTTGGGGCGGTGACGTACCACTTTGTGTCGATTCCACTGGGTCATTTGCAGTTGAAAACCCACCCTCATGCACCGCCATGGGGTTAGAAGAACGTAGTTTTCGTACTGTAAAAATTGAGAACCGCAATAATTGGACAACTCGCCTAACCGAAACTGAACCTTATGGTATCAAAAGATCGGAAAGTGCAGGTCTTCAAAGGTTGCTAAAAGATGCTGGTGTCGCAAATACATCAATTGATGGTTATGTCGGTAGACGGACACGGGGAGCAATTGCCGCTTTCCTTAAAGCAAATAATCTAGACTCATCAACAAGTGATTCCACACTCATAGATATCCTAGAAGAAGTTGCGAATAACCGCTCCAGAGATGTCGGCATGACGATATGTAATCGCACACCTCATCGTATGTGGACAGCTATCGGACGTCGTCGTGGTAATGGTTGGGAGAGTCGCGGCTGGTGGTCACTCGATTCAGATGCCTGCGCTCGTACCATTGATGAAAGCCTCATCCCCACGCCGCACTATGTCTATGCTGAAATAGAAACAGACGAAGGCATGCGTCATCTGAAAGTTGCTGATCACATTTTCTGCATAGCAAGATCGAAGTTTGCAATTGTTGGACGCGAAGGGTGTGAAGTTCGCGCATATAAAGAAGCTGATTTCATTGTGACAGAATCACCCAAAGATGGAAAACTAATCTACGAATTCTTTGACCGCGATTTCAACGAAGAACCAACGGAGGCTTTCTAG
- a CDS encoding DNA recombination protein RmuC, whose amino-acid sequence MQEHFEAESHFLKGEVEVGALRLKNLQETYQREIDIWANEKLRFEQSLNAQQEKAEQYQTQLEKYRTHAEALSRKLAGLEAGQEEREKAFEVERATMKSLNAEIHQKFQHLADNALRQSQKQFLEIANEQMRQHKEVSKADLSSMIGPIKESFSQFSKKVENLEQVRSEDRASLRTEIEKLSQTMADTQNVTGKLANALSAPKSGGRWGEETLRNVLEMAGLSEHADFSEQVHANVEDGQNIRPDVVVRMPGGRHLVIDSKVSVDDFLQASEESDPQRQNLLLQTHARKMKDHVTVLARKAYWAQLPDTVDFVAMFVPGENFYAAALSADRDLFDYAARNKVIIVTPSTLVALAKAVAFGWRQENAAQNTKEVTELARELYSRIAVMGDKVVKMGRGLNTASAAYNELVGTLETKVLPQARKFDALGVSADGKEIPDLEEIEDHMREPRRGRDLLFNLNEMPSPPKQISTKN is encoded by the coding sequence ATGCAAGAGCATTTTGAAGCAGAGAGCCATTTCCTCAAAGGTGAGGTTGAGGTTGGCGCGTTGCGATTGAAAAATCTGCAAGAAACTTATCAGCGTGAAATTGATATTTGGGCCAATGAAAAACTCCGGTTTGAGCAAAGCCTCAATGCGCAGCAGGAAAAGGCCGAGCAATACCAAACGCAACTAGAAAAATATCGTACGCATGCCGAAGCTTTATCACGCAAGCTTGCTGGACTTGAAGCAGGACAGGAAGAGCGAGAGAAGGCATTCGAGGTTGAGCGGGCAACGATGAAATCGCTCAATGCAGAAATTCATCAGAAATTTCAGCACCTAGCCGATAATGCGCTTCGCCAATCGCAAAAGCAATTTCTGGAGATCGCCAACGAACAAATGCGCCAGCATAAGGAAGTTTCCAAGGCCGACCTATCCAGCATGATTGGACCGATAAAAGAGAGCTTTTCGCAATTTAGCAAGAAGGTTGAAAACCTTGAGCAAGTGCGCAGTGAAGATCGTGCATCCTTGAGAACCGAGATAGAAAAACTCTCTCAGACCATGGCGGACACCCAGAATGTGACGGGTAAGCTCGCCAACGCATTATCTGCACCCAAATCGGGTGGGCGTTGGGGGGAGGAAACACTCCGTAATGTGCTGGAGATGGCAGGGCTATCTGAACACGCTGATTTTTCCGAACAAGTACATGCAAACGTAGAGGATGGACAAAATATCCGGCCAGACGTTGTCGTGCGTATGCCGGGTGGACGCCATTTGGTGATTGACTCAAAAGTCAGTGTTGATGATTTCCTTCAGGCCTCTGAAGAGAGTGATCCACAACGTCAAAATTTATTATTGCAAACCCATGCGCGCAAAATGAAAGATCATGTCACGGTTTTGGCGCGTAAAGCCTATTGGGCACAATTGCCCGACACTGTGGATTTCGTTGCGATGTTTGTGCCGGGTGAAAATTTCTATGCAGCCGCGTTGAGCGCAGATCGTGATTTGTTTGATTATGCAGCGCGTAATAAAGTGATCATTGTGACCCCGTCAACTTTGGTGGCTTTGGCCAAAGCTGTGGCGTTTGGATGGCGTCAAGAAAATGCGGCGCAAAACACCAAAGAAGTCACAGAACTCGCACGCGAACTATACAGCAGAATAGCAGTGATGGGCGACAAAGTCGTCAAAATGGGACGCGGATTGAACACTGCATCCGCAGCATATAACGAATTAGTCGGTACTCTGGAGACAAAAGTGCTGCCTCAAGCCCGCAAATTCGATGCATTGGGTGTGAGCGCTGATGGTAAAGAAATTCCTGATCTTGAAGAGATTGAAGATCATATGCGCGAACCACGTCGAGGACGAGATTTGCTCTTTAACTTGAATGAAATGCCTTCACCGCCCAAGCAAATATCAACCAAAAACTAG